The segment CGTACCAGGGCTGAGGGGCGGAGCCTTCGCAGGCCCGGCCCCCCCTGCGGAAGCCCCCCCTGCCGGCGCGGACCAGCCCCCAGCCCTGCAGCTGGGTGTCTGACGTCCCCTCCTGGACCCCTCTCGTCTGGTCCAGCTCCTTGGCGCTGAGCGACGACATCCGGACCGGAACCGTGTTTCCGAACTTGGAGTAGTCGACGCAGTAATGGCCGTCCTCCTCTGTGAGGATGGAGACGAAGCGCCTCCCCCACAGGATCTCCTCGGGGGTGTAGGAGGTCCGCGCCTGCATGCTGATCCCCGTCGTCTCCACCACACCTGGAAGGGAACGGACGCAGACTCAGAACCCGAGCGTGTCCACAGAGGACAGCGGAGTGTGCCGGTGTGTGGGCGGAGCCCGACCTTCCAGGATGACGATGATCTCCAGGTCCTCGGAGGCCAGCGACTGGGCGGACAGCTCGTACAGAGGACTTCCTCGCTCGATGGTGTGGCTGATGATGAGTGGAGACACCAGGAAGATGCCGTTGCTCCTCAGAGGGTTCTCCACCTGGATGTCCAGCTGACACACGGGGATCACCTCGCCCTCCGCCGTCACCGTGCGCCGGAtcacctgcagacaaacagcgGCGCTCCCATCAGAACCTCTGTGCAGCTGGTTCTGATCCGGGTGGGCCGGCGCTGAGGGCGGACCTGCAGCTGCACGGTGGCTGAGATGATCATGCTCTTCCTCAGGTCTCCCACTCTGAACATGAAGGTGGGCCGGCCGTTCCGAGTGGCGATGACGGCGTTCCTGGAGAAGATGAGCGTCTCGGCTCGCCGGTTGGCCTGCGCCGTCTTCATGAAGACGCAGCCGAGCATCACGGCGTTGATGATCAGACCCAGAATGTTCTGGATGATCAGGACGATGATGGCCACGGGACACTCCTCCGTCACCATCCTGCCGCCGAAGCCTATGGTCACCTGGAGACAAGACGAGAGGTGAGACCTGCAGGGTCTCCCCTGGACCTGCAGGGTCTCATCTGGACCTGCAGCGTCTTACCTGGACCTGCAGGGTCTCACCTGGACCTGCTGTCCCTCACCTGGACCTGCAGCGTCTTACCTGGACCTGCAGGGTCTCACCTGGACCTGCTGTCCCTCAcctggacctgttgtctctAACCTGGACCTGCTGAGACCTGCAGGGTCTCCCCTGGACCTGCAGGGTCTCATCTGGACTTGCTGTCCCTCACCTGGACCTGCTGTCTCTAACCTGGACCTGCTGAGACCTGCAGGGTCTCCCCTGGACCTGCAGGGTCTCATCTGGACTTGCTGTCCCTCACCTGGACCTGCTGTCTCTAACCTGGACCTGCTGAGACCTGCAGCGTCTCACCTGGACCTCTATGGAGAAGAGGAAGGCGGAGGTGAAGGAGTGGATGGCGGTGACACAGGGGACGGG is part of the Kryptolebias marmoratus isolate JLee-2015 linkage group LG11, ASM164957v2, whole genome shotgun sequence genome and harbors:
- the kcnj11l gene encoding potassium inwardly rectifying channel subfamily J member 11, like, whose protein sequence is MLARKGLLPDGFLLTRLAEDQNQPNRSRAKSQRARFITKTGSCNVAHKNIREQGRFLQDVFTTMVDLKWQHSFLIFTSAFLCSWMLFAMVWWLLAFAHGDLEPRDLDAEPGPVPCVTAIHSFTSAFLFSIEVQVTIGFGGRMVTEECPVAIIVLIIQNILGLIINAVMLGCVFMKTAQANRRAETLIFSRNAVIATRNGRPTFMFRVGDLRKSMIISATVQLQVIRRTVTAEGEVIPVCQLDIQVENPLRSNGIFLVSPLIISHTIERGSPLYELSAQSLASEDLEIIVILEGVVETTGISMQARTSYTPEEILWGRRFVSILTEEDGHYCVDYSKFGNTVPVRMSSLSAKELDQTRGVQEGTSDTQLQGWGLVRAGRGGFRRGGRACEGSAPQPWYAQSEKPNKEAEQKGQKKTVQLEVIGRQVEEDELGDVSD